GAACTTGTGTGATTCAAGTGGCGACAGTAAAGTCTGGATAAAAGAAGTTTTTTGGCTCTGGAATAAGGAGCCTTTTATTTTATGTCTGATTGGGATTTATGGAGAATAGTCATTGCTTCAGCTGGCCTAATAGCGATCTTAATTTTTATTTTACTGAAGGGCTCAGAATCCAAATTTAAAGGTTTAAATACAAAAATTCTTGCAAGAAGTGGTGTTTTTGCAGCGATTTCAATTATTTTATACATTATTCCTTTCTTTAATTTTAACATTCCCTTTTTCCCACCATTTTTAAATATTCATTTTGATGAAGTGCCGGCCTTGATTGCTGGATTTGCATATGGACCATTGTCCGCAACATTGGTTGTTATCGCAAAAACCATTGTTAAGTTACCAATGACTTCAACGCTTGGAGTTGGCGAATTATCTGATCTTATTGTATCTCTTGCCTTTGTGATTCCAGCTTCAATTTTTTATCGTAAAAAAAGAAAAGTTAGTTCCGCCCTTATTGGTCTAACGATTGGAACATTATGTCAACTTGTTGTCGCTTCATTTTTCACGACTTTTGTTATTTTGGACTTTTATATTTTCGTCATGGGGTGGAGTGAAGAAATGCTTCTTAGTCTTGTACAATTAGCCAATCCCGCCGTTACTTCTTTACGATGGCCGTACTTCTGGCTTATCGCCATTCCATTTAATCTCATAAAAGATATTGGAGTGGTGCTTCTCACCTTTCTTCTATATAAGAGAATGCATCTCTTAATTGATAAAATAGGAGCACAAAAAAACTAGGCGATGAAGCCTAGTTTTTTATATAAGTTATTCCTCAACGGAAATTGCACCAACAGGGCAGACATCAACTGCATCTTCGTCCGCGACACCGTTGATGGGTGTTGCTAGACCATCATCGTCAATCTTAATATCATCGGGGTAGGTTCCTGCGCAGGCTCCGCAACCGATGCATAAGCTTTTATCGATCTTAATCTTCTTTTTGGCCATCGATATGTCCTCCTAATTGTATAGGAAGATTATAAAAACAAAATTAAGATTTTGCAACAAATAGACCTTTCTTTTTCGCCTTTAACTTTCTGCGCAGAGCATTTTTTGTGGAAAAAGAATAAATATATTAAAAAGAGTCTATAAATTATTGTTTAATTTTAGTAAACTAAAAGGCATAAGGTTTATGGAAGAAACGAGAGTTGCAAAATACAAGAAATATCGTCAGTCATTAACTAAAGACAATTCTCCTGTTTTAGAAACCTCAAAATCGAATAAGAAAAAAGACAGCCCCGAAAAAGCTCTAAATACCACTTCTACTCTCCCCATCGATCAAGTTATTGACACCATTGAAGAGGATAAGAAACAAGTGGCTTTTTTAAAGAAGAGAACAAGAAAAAAGATTTTGATTATCTCTTCATTTTCTTTTGGCGCTTTTCTTATAGTTACGGGACTTGTATGGTTCGCTATTGTGGCGTTCCGTTAAACAAAAGGGGGCATTATGACAAAAATAGCTGTTGCAATTGATGGTCCAGCTGCTGCTGGAAAATCAACAGTAGCCAAAAAAGTTGCTGAAATTAAAGGTTTTACTTATATTGATACCGGTGCTATGTACCGCGCTTTTACTTGGTATTGCCTTGAAAAAGGAATTGATTGCCAAGATGAAAAAGCTTGTGTAAGTTTAATTCCTGAAATTCATATTGATCTTAAACCTAATCACATTGTCCTTTGCAATGGGCAAGATGTATCGCGAGAAATACGTGAGCCTCGGGTGTCTTCTCAAGTTTCTTATATTGCTTCTTATAAAGATATAAGATTAGCGTTAGTTGATTCGCAAAGAAAAATGGCTGAAAAAGATTCTGTTATTATGGATGGAAGAGATATTGGCACTTATGTTTTGCCAAATGCGGAAGTCAAAATTTTCCAAATTGCAAGTGTTGAGACCAGAGCAGTCCGCCGATATGAAGAAAATCTTGGCAAAGGCATCATATGTACTCTTGATGAAATTGATACCGATGTTCGCAAAAGAGATTATATCGATTCACATCGTGAATTTGCTCCTTTAAAAGCGGCCCCTGACGCAGTTTTACTGGATACTTCTTATATGACTGTCGATGAAGTCGTTCAAACTGTTCTTGATATAATCGACGAAAAGATGAAGGAGAAAGAAAATCATGCTTAATGGTATTGTTGCAATTGTTGGCTCACCAAATGTTGGCAAATCAACAATTTTTAATCGTATCATTGGCGAAAGACACGCCATCGTTGATGACGAAGCCGGAATTACTCGTGACCGTCTCTACGGAAAATGTGAGTGGTTAGGTCATTCCTTTTCCGTTATCGACACAGGTGGCATTGAAGTCGAAAATCGTCCTTTTCAGGAACAAATTCGTATTCAAACTCAAATCGCCATTGATGAAGCAGATGTCATTGTGTTTGTCACTGATAGTCATCTTGGTCTTACCTCTGATGATCGCCTTGTGGCAAAAATGCTTTATAAAGTCAAAAAGCCAGTTATTCTTGTTGTAAACAAAATTGATGAAGGAATTCATATTTCTGACACCCAAGAATTTTATGCTCTTGGACTTGGAGAACCCATTGCAGTGAGTGGTTCTCATGGTATTGGAATCGGCGATCTTTTACAAAAAATTGTCAAATTATTACCTGAAAAACAATATGAACTTCAAGCCGATCAGATCACTTTTTGTCTTGTTGGTCGCCCCAATGTTGGAAAATCTTCTATTGTCAACTGCCTATTAAATGAAGAAAGAGTTATTGTTAGCGATATTTCTGGAACAACCAGAGATTCAATTGATACCCCTTTTACAAAAGATGATAAAAACTATGTTGTAATCGATACGGCTGGATTAAAAAAACGCGGAAAAATTTATGAATCAATCGATAAGTACTCTGCTATTCGAGCTTTAAAAGCTATTGAAAGAAGCGAAATTGTACTTCTTATTGTTGATGGGCATCAGGGAATTATTGATCAAGACAAACACGTTATTGAATATGCTACTGAGTTACATAAAGCCATTATTATTGTTGTCAATAAGTGGGATATTGTTGATAAAGAGACCAATACAATGAGTGAGTTTACAAAAACCATTCGCAATGAATATAAATTCCTTGATTATGCGCCAATTTGTTTCGTTTCAGCGCTTAAAAAGCAAAGAATTGAAACCATTTTTAAAGCGCTAGACTTAGTCCATATTGCCTATTATACAAGGGTTAAAACAAGTATATTAAATGATGTCATTCAAGATGCTCAATTGATGAATCAAACTCCTGATTTTAATGGTGGTAGATTAAAAATTTATTATGCCTCCCAAGTCTCTGCTGCCCCACCTACATTTGTCTTATTCGTTAATAACACAAACTTTATGCATTTCAGTTATCAACGATATATTGAGAATCGTTTACGTAATACGTTTTCATTTGAAGGAACCCCAATAAATATTTTACTAAGAAATAAAAAGTAAGTCCTTAAGCGTACTTTTTGTTTATTTTTGCTTAGTTGTGTTAAAATAAAAATGTAGAGGAGATAATTATATGAAGAAACTCAACAAACGCGACCTAGTTGAAATCGTTGCCGAAAAAGCACATCTTTCAAAAAAAGATGCTCAAGCGGCAATTGACATTTCTTTCAAGCTGGTAGAAAAAGCCGTACTAAAAGGTGAAGAAGTCAATATCTCTAACTTTGGTGTTTTTTCCCCAAAAACACGTAAAAGTAGAGAGGGCACACACCCAAAGAAACACAGCCGAATTGTGATTGCTGAATCCAAAACCGTTGTGTTCCGTCCCTCAAAGAGTTTAAAAGCAAAGCTTAACAAATAAGGTAAGTTTTTAGGAAAGAATGAGACAACTTGTTGTCTCTTTTTTTCTGCCTTCTTATAATAAATGTATGAACAATCAATTTTTTTCTTTTCAAAGACTTCATGAAATTTTCGTTCATCATGGTTTCTGCCTCTATTTTGTGGGAGGAACAGTTAGAGACTTTTTGCTCTCATCTCCTCTTTTAGACTTAGATGTCGTTACTGATGCAACGCCAGAAGAAATGGAATCTTTTCTTGGATCGTATGACTGTGATTTTACCTTTGCAAAATATGGTTCAGTAAAACTTAAATTTGAAGGTTATTTTTTTGATGTTACCACCCTTCGAAAAGAGAAAAAATATATAGATGCTCGACACCCCAATAAAATTGTTTTTGTAAAATCATTAAAGCAGGATTTTATTCGACGTGATTTCACCATTAATGCTATGTATATGGACGAACATTTTCGTGTAATTGATTATTGCAACGGTATGAAAGACATCAACACAGGAATTATTAAAACAGTTGGAGAACCTTCATCGCGCATCAAAGAAGATCCTCTTAGAATCATTAGAGCGTTGCGGTTCGCCATTGACTTTGATTTTGTGATTGAAAAACATTTAGATCGTGCCATTAGACGAAATATCAAGCTGCTTTCAAAGATTAACCAAAACAAAATTAAACAAGATTTGCTCAAAATAAAAAGCGAAAAAAAGGAAAGAATTGAGAAAATTTTTAAGGAATATGATATTTATCATTTATTAGATATGATAGAGTAAATGCACAAAAACAAATATGGTATCTGAAGCTATTGATTTCCGTTTCCTCCTTATAGAGAACTACAAAAAATTAAAAATCAACGAAAAAGAGTTGGTGACTCTTTTTATGATTGATCATTTTATTAGTTCGGGTAATCCATTTGTCACTGCAGATCTACTCTCTTTAAAAATGTCTCTTGATGTTAAAGAAATTGATAAAACCCTCGTTTCTTTGTTAACCAGAGGATTTATTGAATATATCGCTCAAGGGAAAAAGACCATCACGACTCTCAACCCATTGAAAGCTAAACTATATCGAGAATTTCAGATCTCTTTAACCAAAGAAGATGAAGTAAAAGCCTCAAAAGAAGTGGAAACAGAACTCAATAACATTTTCCAAGAATTTAGCAAGATGCTAGGCCGTTCTTTGGCACCCGTTGAAATATCAAAAATTCGTGAATGGGTCTCCTATGGCTATTCGGATGAATTAATTATCAATGCTCTCAAGGAAGCTATGAGCAAAGGCAAAAAGTCACTTCGTTCGGTTGACAAAATTCTCCTTATTTGGTCTTCCCGAGATGATC
This DNA window, taken from Candidatus Omnitrophota bacterium, encodes the following:
- a CDS encoding ECF transporter S component; the encoded protein is MSDWDLWRIVIASAGLIAILIFILLKGSESKFKGLNTKILARSGVFAAISIILYIIPFFNFNIPFFPPFLNIHFDEVPALIAGFAYGPLSATLVVIAKTIVKLPMTSTLGVGELSDLIVSLAFVIPASIFYRKKRKVSSALIGLTIGTLCQLVVASFFTTFVILDFYIFVMGWSEEMLLSLVQLANPAVTSLRWPYFWLIAIPFNLIKDIGVVLLTFLLYKRMHLLIDKIGAQKN
- a CDS encoding HU family DNA-binding protein; translation: MKKLNKRDLVEIVAEKAHLSKKDAQAAIDISFKLVEKAVLKGEEVNISNFGVFSPKTRKSREGTHPKKHSRIVIAESKTVVFRPSKSLKAKLNK
- a CDS encoding DnaD domain protein yields the protein MVSEAIDFRFLLIENYKKLKINEKELVTLFMIDHFISSGNPFVTADLLSLKMSLDVKEIDKTLVSLLTRGFIEYIAQGKKTITTLNPLKAKLYREFQISLTKEDEVKASKEVETELNNIFQEFSKMLGRSLAPVEISKIREWVSYGYSDELIINALKEAMSKGKKSLRSVDKILLIWSSRDDRENEGVSLKSEEWNKSLEETIRIAKTPWIDKNDD
- a CDS encoding ferredoxin; this translates as MAKKKIKIDKSLCIGCGACAGTYPDDIKIDDDGLATPINGVADEDAVDVCPVGAISVEE
- the der gene encoding ribosome biogenesis GTPase Der is translated as MLNGIVAIVGSPNVGKSTIFNRIIGERHAIVDDEAGITRDRLYGKCEWLGHSFSVIDTGGIEVENRPFQEQIRIQTQIAIDEADVIVFVTDSHLGLTSDDRLVAKMLYKVKKPVILVVNKIDEGIHISDTQEFYALGLGEPIAVSGSHGIGIGDLLQKIVKLLPEKQYELQADQITFCLVGRPNVGKSSIVNCLLNEERVIVSDISGTTRDSIDTPFTKDDKNYVVIDTAGLKKRGKIYESIDKYSAIRALKAIERSEIVLLIVDGHQGIIDQDKHVIEYATELHKAIIIVVNKWDIVDKETNTMSEFTKTIRNEYKFLDYAPICFVSALKKQRIETIFKALDLVHIAYYTRVKTSILNDVIQDAQLMNQTPDFNGGRLKIYYASQVSAAPPTFVLFVNNTNFMHFSYQRYIENRLRNTFSFEGTPINILLRNKK
- the cmk gene encoding (d)CMP kinase gives rise to the protein MMTKIAVAIDGPAAAGKSTVAKKVAEIKGFTYIDTGAMYRAFTWYCLEKGIDCQDEKACVSLIPEIHIDLKPNHIVLCNGQDVSREIREPRVSSQVSYIASYKDIRLALVDSQRKMAEKDSVIMDGRDIGTYVLPNAEVKIFQIASVETRAVRRYEENLGKGIICTLDEIDTDVRKRDYIDSHREFAPLKAAPDAVLLDTSYMTVDEVVQTVLDIIDEKMKEKENHA